Part of the Bacillus cabrialesii genome is shown below.
CATCTTGATGGTTTCCCATTAAAAAGTTCTTGAACTAGGCATTGCTGCCGCTGACAGAGCTTTTTTTGTCTTTTCTTTCACCATGAAGATGGTGAAGCAGACGATAAAATGGCGGCAATAGGGCGATGACAAGGATAACGCGTATGACCTGGACCGCAACGACAAAGGTGGAATCAGCATGCAAGGTAACAGACGTCGTCGCCATTTCTGCAATGCCGCCTGGCGCAAATGCCAGAACAGAAGTGATGAGCGATATTCCTGTCAGCTTGGAAACAATCACGGCGCTCAAAAACATAGCTGCGATTAATCCGACGGAGGAGACAAACCCGACGATGATAATGCGGGTGACGCCGGCAAACATGCTTTTGTACATCTTAGAGCCGATTGTTGCCCCCAGAAACACTTGCGATACATGGTTAGCTTGTGATGGCCACCAAGACGTCATGTCGTGCCCTGTCACCGCAGATCCGCCAACGTGTACAAGGGCTGCACCGAGCATGCTGCCGAGCAGCCATGGCGCCGGAAATTTTAAAAATTTCGCAGCTTTGCAAGCTCCCCAGGCAGCGAGAATCAGAACGGCGGTCCATAAAACGGGAGTGAGCCTGATATCAGTCGTTGCTGTGGAAAGCGTTTCTGCTGCGGCGCTTGCGGAACCGTCATGTTTTGTATAGATCAGGATGACTAAAAACGGTATGGAAAGCACCACGAGCAGCACCCGCATCATTTGAACGAGGCTGACAATGGCAGTATTGGCGCCGACCTCTTGTGCGATGCTTGGCATCGCGGACAGACCGCCGGGAGCGGTGCCGACAAAGCTTGTCATCATGTCCGTTTTGCTGAAACGCCAAAGCACATACCCTGACAGCATGGCCAGCAGGATAGACAATATCAGCATAACGCCGACTGAAAACCAATGGTCTTTGAGGACAGAGAGAACGGATAAGTTCAGCTTTTGGCCCAATTCAATCCCGAGGATCATCTGCCCGAGGGCGAGCCATCGGCGGTTAATTCCTTTTTGGTCTGGTGCCATCATCAGCCATGCCGGCCGTATCATGGCGAGGCAGCAAGCGACAATCAGTGTTCCGATCATCCATCCAATCGATATTCCGGTTAATGAAAGAATAAACCCCCCGGCTGCACTGATTGCGATAAACCATAGATCTTTGAGGAGATTTTCGTCTTTCTTCAATGTAAAACCCTTCTTCCTTTTCACGTAACACTGCAATTGTTCACGTAGTGAATGTATTATTACTATAGTATATTTTTGTTGATAAAGAAATTATGAATTTTTTTCATTTAGCCATTCGTTTTTCTTATAACCTTCTGTTCGAGCTTTTCTATTGTGTACGTCAGGCATAAGCATGCTGTCAGCAAACACACGGCAAGGGCGTAAAAAATCACTTCTCCGCCAAACGATGTCAGGATCAGTCCGCCCGCCAGAGGACCGATTGAGCGGGATATGTCCCAATGCAGACCGTATACCGCATAAAACCGGCCGAGCAGATGAGGCGGCGCCAATTTCGAAATGAAGGTCTGGATGTGGGTTAGTCCGATGCTTTCGCCAACCGTCATCACGGCTGCCGTCACTAAAAGCATTGTCAGGGAGGTTGAGCATGCAAATCCGGCAGCCGCAAGGGAGTAGCAGACATAAGTAATCAAAAGGATCGTTTTCATTGAAAGCTTTTCGGTCCCCTTTACAAGAGGAACCTGGAGAACAAAGCTGAATAAAGCTTTTGCCGCCGAGTAGATGGTCAGCACGGACAAATAATCAGAGAACATGTTTTTACTGAACAGCCTGTAGGTAGTTTCTGTTTGCGCATATAACATGCTGATGGGGAGAGAGAGCAGCAAAAGAAGCAGCACAGGCCTGTATATCGTAAAGCTCGTGGAAAACGCCGGTGCATCAGCTGTTATGATCGGCTTTGTTTCCGGCAGTTTTAGCGCAGCGATCAGAAAGAAGATGAACAATGCCGCGGCATCTAAAGCGAATATCCATACGGGGTTGTGTTTGTACAGCAGCATGCCCAGCAGCGGCCCTGCCGTCAGGCCCGCCGAATAGATCGCATTGATGACCGCAAACACTTCTGAACGTCTGCTTTCCGGCGTGCTTTCGGCAATTTGTGCGCGGGAAGCAGGGATGTACAACGATCTCCCGATACCATTCAGGACGTAGAGAAAGGCGAAGGCATACGCATGCTCAGCAAACATAAACCCCATCATGGCCGCTGATTGCAGAAACAATGCAATAAGAATCGCGGTGCGCCGCCCAAGCTGGTCCGTTACCCGTCCTGCAATCAGCGTCAGACAAATATCGGCAAATGGCTGTAGACTGATGATCAGCATTGGAATCATGACACTGCCGTTTAATTGTTCATGCAGATACAGCACCATAAAAGGGCCCATCATTGCACCTGTGAGGCTTGTCAGCATTTCGCCGAAAAAGCGGAGCCAAACGGGAGCCGTATACCTCGATTTTATAGATTGAAAGCTGGTAAACATGTGATTGCCGCCTTTCACTGTTTGATATAGTAGTAGTGTATAGAAGGGGCGGCGGCCCAAAAAGTGAAGAAAAGAAGAGAAAAAGTTTCCCCTTTTGTCGGGAGGTGCGGGGATTGAAGCTGATTGAGCATTATGTGGAACTTGTAAAAGCAGGAAGCGCTGCGTATGGGCAAATGAACGAAATGACACTCACAGAGATTGCAGACTGTTTATTTTGTACAGAAAGAAATGTAAAGCTCATTTTACATAAGCTGGAGAACAAGAATTGGATTATCCGGGAAAGCGGGGCGGGGCGCGGCCGCAAATCCAAAATCGCGTTTCTTCGCCGGCCTGAAGAACTGCTGCTTCAAACGGCCAAGGAATATACAATGGCTGGAAAGCTTAATAAAGCAAAGGAACTGCTTCAGCAGCATCAGTCCGCGTTTCCGGGGCTTCAAAACGAATATGATATGTGGTTGTCAGAGGTGTTTGGCTTTGTGACAGAGAGCGGCGGGGATGGAGAAAAGGATGTGCTCCGGCTGTTCATCACTCCTGAAGCTGTCAGCAGTTTGGACCCATGCCAAATATTTTTGCGGTCTGAAGGGCATTTCGTCAAACAAATATTTGATACACTGCTCACGTTTGATCCGGATGTGCAGGAACCGAAGCCTCATTTGGTT
Proteins encoded:
- a CDS encoding AbrB family transcriptional regulator — encoded protein: MKKDENLLKDLWFIAISAAGGFILSLTGISIGWMIGTLIVACCLAMIRPAWLMMAPDQKGINRRWLALGQMILGIELGQKLNLSVLSVLKDHWFSVGVMLILSILLAMLSGYVLWRFSKTDMMTSFVGTAPGGLSAMPSIAQEVGANTAIVSLVQMMRVLLVVLSIPFLVILIYTKHDGSASAAAETLSTATTDIRLTPVLWTAVLILAAWGACKAAKFLKFPAPWLLGSMLGAALVHVGGSAVTGHDMTSWWPSQANHVSQVFLGATIGSKMYKSMFAGVTRIIIVGFVSSVGLIAAMFLSAVIVSKLTGISLITSVLAFAPGGIAEMATTSVTLHADSTFVVAVQVIRVILVIALLPPFYRLLHHLHGERKDKKSSVSGSNA
- a CDS encoding MDR family MFS transporter, which gives rise to MFTSFQSIKSRYTAPVWLRFFGEMLTSLTGAMMGPFMVLYLHEQLNGSVMIPMLIISLQPFADICLTLIAGRVTDQLGRRTAILIALFLQSAAMMGFMFAEHAYAFAFLYVLNGIGRSLYIPASRAQIAESTPESRRSEVFAVINAIYSAGLTAGPLLGMLLYKHNPVWIFALDAAALFIFFLIAALKLPETKPIITADAPAFSTSFTIYRPVLLLLLLSLPISMLYAQTETTYRLFSKNMFSDYLSVLTIYSAAKALFSFVLQVPLVKGTEKLSMKTILLITYVCYSLAAAGFACSTSLTMLLVTAAVMTVGESIGLTHIQTFISKLAPPHLLGRFYAVYGLHWDISRSIGPLAGGLILTSFGGEVIFYALAVCLLTACLCLTYTIEKLEQKVIRKTNG